One window of Nocardia nova SH22a genomic DNA carries:
- a CDS encoding ferredoxin has product MRVRLDRTLCDGFGICAKHAPGYFPLDDWGYASLEGNGRIPAADHDGVHRALLDCPVHAIIEMRPDDD; this is encoded by the coding sequence ATGCGCGTACGCCTCGACCGCACCCTGTGCGACGGCTTCGGCATCTGCGCCAAACACGCCCCCGGCTACTTCCCCCTCGACGACTGGGGTTACGCATCCCTCGAGGGCAACGGCCGCATCCCCGCCGCCGACCACGACGGCGTCCACCGCGCCCTGCTCGACTGCCCCGTGCACGCCATCATCGAAATGCGCCCGGACGACGACTGA